The proteins below are encoded in one region of Sphingopyxis sp. YR583:
- a CDS encoding polysaccharide biosynthesis/export family protein: MRAFGIAVAALALSGCNKTPPLKSSDAVAVVQPGELPAPSDAMLAGVDGYQIGPFDRIILDVYGFPDLSRREIEIDAAGRFSVPIAGEINAKGLTPAQAADLVRQRLQAAYVRDPKVAINLQETKSRYVTVEGQVTQPGNYPAFTDMTLMRTVASAKGLTEFAKIDDVVVFRTVGDKRMAALYNLGAIRRGVYNDPKIYPFDVVVVGNSPGRRLFRDFLSAAPLLVSPLVAVLDQNN, translated from the coding sequence ATGAGAGCGTTTGGGATAGCGGTTGCCGCCTTGGCCTTGTCGGGCTGCAACAAAACGCCGCCGCTTAAGTCGAGCGACGCTGTTGCCGTGGTGCAGCCGGGTGAACTGCCGGCGCCGTCCGATGCGATGCTGGCCGGCGTCGACGGCTATCAGATCGGGCCTTTCGATCGCATAATCCTCGACGTTTACGGATTCCCGGACCTTTCGCGCCGCGAAATCGAGATCGATGCGGCGGGTCGTTTTTCGGTTCCCATCGCAGGCGAGATCAACGCGAAGGGACTGACGCCGGCGCAAGCCGCCGACCTCGTCCGTCAGCGCCTGCAGGCGGCCTATGTCCGCGATCCGAAGGTTGCCATCAACCTGCAGGAAACAAAGAGCCGCTACGTCACCGTCGAAGGTCAGGTGACGCAGCCCGGCAACTATCCAGCCTTCACCGACATGACGCTGATGCGCACGGTGGCATCGGCGAAGGGGCTGACCGAATTTGCGAAGATCGACGATGTCGTGGTTTTCCGCACTGTCGGCGACAAGCGCATGGCTGCACTCTATAATCTGGGTGCGATCCGCCGCGGCGTCTATAACGATCCGAAGATTTATCCGTTCGACGTCGTCGTCGTCGGAAACTCCCCGGGTCGCCGCCTGTTCCGGGACTTCCTGAGCGCCGCGCCGCTGCTGGTGTCGCCGCTGGTGGCTGTACTCGACCAAAACAACTGA
- a CDS encoding DegT/DnrJ/EryC1/StrS family aminotransferase codes for MVKFLDLVAQYESIKVDVDAAIARVIGNAAFIGGPDLKSFESEFAAFQEAEHCIGVANGTDAIEIAIEALDLPANSEILVPANSFIASSEAVTRAGHRVVFCEADAISYTIDLADAERRITPKTGAIIAVHLYGHPCDMTGLMELAGRHNLKVIEDCAQAHGAEIDGRRIGAVGHIGTFSFYPGKNLGAYGDGGAILTNDADLARRSRMIANHGRIDKYDHQFEGRNSRLDGLQAAILRAKLPHLQSWIDRRNAIGQRYLSGLAGTDGLTLPSIKQNVRHAFHLFVVRTAHRDALQGWLKQQGIDSGVHYPIALPDLAAYDYLRSDNTPTLASEFAPTLLSLPMGEHLSDADVDQVIAAVRAFQP; via the coding sequence GTGGTGAAGTTTCTGGACCTGGTCGCCCAATATGAATCGATCAAGGTCGACGTCGATGCCGCCATTGCCCGCGTGATCGGCAATGCCGCCTTCATCGGCGGCCCCGATCTCAAATCCTTCGAAAGCGAATTCGCCGCCTTTCAGGAGGCCGAGCATTGTATCGGCGTCGCCAATGGCACCGACGCGATCGAGATCGCGATCGAGGCGCTCGATCTGCCCGCGAACTCCGAAATCCTCGTCCCCGCGAACAGCTTCATCGCCAGTTCCGAGGCCGTGACCCGCGCAGGCCACCGCGTTGTCTTCTGTGAGGCCGACGCGATCAGCTATACGATCGATCTCGCCGACGCCGAACGCCGCATTACACCGAAAACCGGGGCGATCATCGCCGTCCATCTTTACGGCCACCCCTGCGACATGACGGGCCTGATGGAACTCGCAGGCCGTCACAATCTCAAAGTGATCGAAGACTGCGCGCAGGCACATGGCGCCGAAATAGACGGCCGGCGCATCGGCGCTGTTGGCCATATCGGCACATTCAGCTTCTATCCGGGCAAGAATTTGGGCGCCTATGGCGATGGCGGCGCGATCCTGACCAACGATGCCGACCTCGCCCGCAGGTCGCGGATGATCGCCAATCACGGCCGCATCGACAAGTATGACCACCAATTCGAGGGACGCAACAGCCGCCTCGACGGGCTGCAGGCCGCAATCCTTCGCGCCAAACTGCCCCATCTTCAGAGCTGGATCGACCGCCGCAATGCCATCGGCCAGCGCTACCTGTCGGGACTGGCCGGCACCGACGGGCTCACGCTGCCCTCGATCAAGCAGAATGTCCGCCACGCTTTCCATCTCTTCGTCGTTCGAACCGCGCATCGCGATGCGCTGCAAGGCTGGCTGAAACAGCAAGGGATCGACTCCGGCGTCCACTATCCGATCGCCCTTCCCGATCTCGCCGCCTATGATTATCTGCGCAGCGACAACACACCCACGCTGGCTTCGGAGTTCGCGCCGACGTTGCTTAGCCTTCCCATGGGCGAGCATCTCTCCGATGCGGACGTCGATCAGGTCATTGCGGCGGTGCGCGCATTCCAGCCGTAA
- a CDS encoding GumC family protein, protein MSPVVELSPDTVDAENIDSPGTAKSLPVLFHYWNIARRRWWLIVAIIVAALSAGLVMTLLAKPLFTATTRIEIGRQQANVTSFEGVQARDMGQNLEFYSTQYDLLKARSLAERVVKQMRLARDPQFVEAFDLDNTGDALVANSGFRQLSSAQLEKREIAATNILLSGVSIAPIRGSALVDIHFTSPSPALSARISNAWAEGFIQQSMDRRFASTSDARKFLETRLEGLRARLQQSEGALVDYAARRKIVRLEDTQSADGRTRTTQTLARADVEAINNELAKATADRVAAESRIGSAGRGRNSLEAVTNPAINSLRARRADLASEYAKILIQFEPEYPAARALKDQMSAIDASIASEERRVGDSLTATYRAAADREAQLRARLDTMLGVLSSQDRDSIQYNIYQREVDTNRQLYDSLLQRYKEIGVAGVATNNISVVDAAIAPQAPSSPRLILNLALALFGGIGLAGLVVLVLENLDEGIREPSQLSTALQLPILGVIPDSGDLTTIDLIADPKSELSEAYMTVRTNLALTTDHGLPRTLSLTSSSPAEGKSTSSLVLAATIARVGRSVVLVDVDLRKPSVWDYLGLRNDGGVSNVLTGQGDWRTWVQKTDLPNLSLLAAGPTPPSPADLLSGDSLRQLVEELSREYDHVILDSPPLLGLADAALIANVVEGVIYVTEAQRTSVRAAQQSIARLRQAKARLFGAILTKYRTDQHGYGYGYGYGYGYGRDENAEGGKN, encoded by the coding sequence ATGAGCCCAGTGGTTGAACTTTCACCGGACACTGTCGACGCCGAGAACATCGACAGCCCCGGCACGGCGAAGTCGCTGCCCGTTCTGTTCCACTATTGGAACATCGCGCGGCGGCGGTGGTGGCTTATCGTCGCGATCATCGTCGCGGCGCTGTCTGCCGGGCTGGTGATGACATTGCTCGCGAAGCCGCTCTTCACCGCGACGACGCGGATCGAAATCGGCCGTCAGCAAGCCAATGTCACCAGTTTCGAAGGCGTCCAGGCGCGCGATATGGGGCAGAATCTGGAATTCTATTCGACCCAATATGACTTGCTGAAGGCGCGCTCGCTTGCCGAGCGCGTGGTAAAGCAGATGCGCCTCGCCCGCGACCCGCAATTCGTCGAGGCTTTTGATCTCGACAATACGGGCGACGCGCTGGTTGCCAATAGCGGCTTCCGGCAGCTTTCGAGCGCGCAGCTCGAGAAGCGTGAAATCGCCGCCACGAATATTCTGTTGAGCGGGGTCAGCATCGCGCCGATCCGCGGCTCGGCACTGGTCGATATCCATTTTACCAGCCCCAGCCCGGCGCTTTCGGCTCGCATATCCAATGCCTGGGCGGAAGGATTCATCCAACAGAGCATGGATCGTCGTTTTGCGTCGACGTCCGACGCGCGAAAATTCCTCGAGACGCGTCTCGAAGGATTGCGCGCGCGATTGCAGCAGTCGGAAGGGGCGCTTGTCGATTATGCGGCGCGTCGGAAAATCGTTCGGCTTGAAGACACGCAGTCGGCCGACGGCCGCACGCGGACGACGCAGACGCTGGCGCGCGCCGACGTCGAGGCGATCAACAACGAACTTGCGAAGGCGACGGCCGATCGCGTCGCGGCAGAGTCGCGCATCGGGTCGGCTGGCCGCGGACGCAACAGCCTTGAAGCGGTCACGAACCCGGCGATCAACAGCCTGCGCGCGCGTCGCGCCGACCTGGCTTCTGAATATGCCAAGATTCTGATCCAGTTCGAACCCGAATATCCCGCCGCGCGAGCGTTGAAAGACCAGATGAGCGCCATCGATGCGAGTATCGCGAGCGAGGAGCGCCGGGTCGGGGATTCGCTCACGGCAACCTATCGGGCGGCGGCCGATCGGGAAGCGCAACTGCGCGCACGGCTCGATACCATGCTGGGCGTTCTGTCGTCGCAGGACCGCGATTCCATCCAGTATAATATCTATCAGCGCGAGGTGGACACGAACCGCCAGCTCTATGACAGCCTGCTTCAGCGCTACAAGGAAATCGGCGTTGCAGGTGTTGCGACCAACAATATCTCGGTCGTCGATGCCGCCATTGCGCCGCAGGCTCCTTCCTCGCCGCGCCTGATCCTCAATCTCGCTCTCGCGCTTTTCGGCGGCATCGGTCTCGCTGGATTGGTCGTGCTTGTCCTCGAAAACCTCGATGAAGGCATCCGCGAGCCGTCACAGCTCAGCACCGCGCTGCAGCTGCCGATCCTCGGTGTCATTCCCGACAGCGGCGATCTTACGACGATCGACCTGATTGCCGATCCCAAGTCCGAGCTCTCCGAAGCCTATATGACGGTCCGGACGAATCTGGCGCTGACGACGGATCATGGCTTGCCGCGGACCCTGTCGCTGACCTCGTCGTCGCCGGCGGAAGGCAAGTCGACATCGAGCCTGGTGCTCGCGGCGACGATCGCGCGCGTCGGCCGTTCGGTCGTTCTCGTCGACGTCGATCTTCGCAAGCCTTCGGTGTGGGACTATCTCGGCCTGCGCAACGATGGCGGCGTCAGCAACGTGCTGACGGGCCAGGGCGACTGGCGGACGTGGGTCCAGAAGACCGATCTTCCGAACCTCAGCCTGCTCGCCGCTGGCCCGACGCCCCCGAGCCCGGCCGATCTGCTGAGCGGCGACAGTCTGCGCCAACTGGTCGAGGAGCTGAGCCGCGAATATGATCATGTCATTCTCGACTCGCCCCCGCTGCTCGGCCTGGCGGACGCCGCGCTGATCGCGAATGTCGTCGAAGGCGTGATCTATGTTACCGAGGCGCAACGGACTTCCGTGCGCGCCGCGCAGCAGTCGATTGCGCGTTTGCGGCAGGCGAAGGCTCGCCTGTTCGGTGCCATTTTGACCAAGTACCGCACCGACCAGCACGGCTATGGATATGGCTATGGTTACGGCTATGGCTATGGCCGCGACGAAAACGCCGAAGGCGGAAAGAACTGA
- a CDS encoding glycosyltransferase family 4 protein has product MHIVYLHQYFFTPDQPGGTRSYEMARRLVAAGHRVDMITSDQQPVAGGPDWRVTEEAGIRVHWKNQPYNNSMGWLDRIKAFFGFAIAASRRAASFHDADVIFATSTPLTIAIPAIYASWRLKKPYVFEVRDVWPAVPIALGALNNPILRWLALRLEHEAYHRAARVVALAPGMGDEVASTDYPRDRITIIPNGCDNDIFGAPPPVDALADYAEWLGDRPLIIFAGTLGKANKVGYLADVAAAMLKRDPEVRFAIIGAGADRDAIAQHAANLGVLDHNLKLVPAVPKRILAGWIQRASICLAMFSGPPILWKDAVQNKFFDSLSAGKPVFSNHAGWQCHIAIEHDIGGSMSPDDPDAAAETLLHHARDSAWLAGAAQRTKALAHGRFSRNNLARELENCLSDVVRNDKAN; this is encoded by the coding sequence ATGCACATCGTCTATCTGCATCAATATTTCTTCACCCCCGACCAACCGGGCGGCACGCGGTCCTATGAAATGGCGCGCCGCCTCGTCGCTGCCGGACATCGGGTCGACATGATCACCAGCGATCAGCAACCGGTCGCGGGCGGGCCCGACTGGCGCGTCACCGAAGAAGCAGGCATTCGCGTTCATTGGAAGAACCAGCCCTACAACAACAGCATGGGCTGGCTGGACCGGATCAAGGCCTTTTTCGGTTTTGCCATCGCCGCTTCGCGCCGCGCCGCATCCTTTCACGACGCCGACGTGATTTTCGCGACGAGCACCCCGCTGACGATCGCGATCCCCGCGATCTATGCGTCCTGGCGCCTGAAGAAACCCTATGTGTTCGAAGTCCGCGACGTCTGGCCCGCGGTTCCGATCGCACTGGGGGCCCTCAACAATCCGATCCTTCGCTGGCTGGCCCTTCGCCTCGAGCATGAGGCTTACCACCGCGCGGCTCGCGTCGTGGCGCTGGCGCCGGGTATGGGTGACGAGGTTGCCAGCACCGATTATCCGCGCGATCGGATCACGATCATTCCCAATGGCTGCGACAACGACATTTTCGGAGCGCCCCCGCCCGTCGATGCGCTCGCGGACTATGCCGAATGGCTTGGCGACCGTCCGCTCATCATCTTCGCCGGAACCTTGGGCAAGGCAAACAAGGTCGGCTACCTCGCCGATGTCGCCGCGGCGATGCTGAAACGCGATCCCGAGGTGCGTTTTGCGATCATCGGTGCCGGTGCAGACCGCGACGCGATTGCCCAGCATGCGGCGAACCTCGGGGTACTGGATCACAACCTGAAGCTGGTCCCGGCGGTCCCGAAAAGGATTCTCGCCGGCTGGATTCAGCGCGCCTCGATCTGCCTCGCCATGTTCTCCGGGCCGCCCATCCTGTGGAAGGATGCCGTTCAGAACAAGTTCTTCGACTCCTTGTCTGCGGGAAAGCCGGTTTTTTCCAACCATGCTGGTTGGCAATGCCATATCGCCATAGAACATGACATCGGCGGCTCGATGAGCCCCGACGACCCCGACGCGGCGGCCGAAACCTTGCTACACCATGCACGCGATAGTGCGTGGCTCGCGGGGGCGGCCCAGCGCACTAAGGCTCTTGCACATGGCAGATTCAGCCGGAACAACTTGGCACGCGAACTCGAAAACTGCCTGTCCGATGTGGTGCGCAACGACAAGGCAAACTGA
- a CDS encoding acyltransferase, producing MADPILLQSGIRDVQFGEGVKVVEPANIYGCTIGDHSFIGPFVEIQKDVSIGRRCKIQSHSFVCELVTIGDDCVVAHGVMFINDLFQTGGPAMGDRALWRSTRIGNKVSIGSNATILPVTICDNVVVGAGSVVTRDIDEPGIYAGNPARKIRNL from the coding sequence ATGGCTGATCCCATTTTGCTGCAAAGCGGTATAAGGGATGTCCAGTTCGGCGAAGGCGTCAAGGTGGTCGAACCCGCCAACATCTATGGTTGCACGATCGGCGACCATAGTTTCATCGGACCGTTCGTCGAAATCCAGAAGGATGTGTCGATCGGGCGGCGATGCAAGATTCAGTCGCACAGCTTTGTGTGCGAACTGGTGACGATCGGCGACGATTGCGTCGTCGCGCATGGCGTGATGTTCATCAACGACCTTTTCCAGACCGGCGGCCCGGCAATGGGCGATCGCGCGCTATGGCGTTCGACACGGATCGGAAACAAGGTGTCGATCGGGTCGAACGCGACGATCTTGCCCGTAACCATTTGTGACAATGTCGTCGTCGGTGCCGGATCGGTGGTCACGCGCGATATCGACGAACCCGGAATTTACGCGGGCAATCCCGCACGCAAGATAAGGAATCTCTGA
- a CDS encoding O-antigen ligase family protein encodes MLRPISAFALVFALWKYGAPFWRQHRSLAYLTLAVVLVPAIHLVPLPPAIWTALPGRELVVDVFRENGMALPWQPISMEPLSTLNALLSLMLPISVLLLAVSASRPQQADMMRVILLIGAVSGLLGLLQAIGSPTSPLYFYRITNNGMAVGLFANRNHQAIFLACLIPLISAHLSLISGRNETVRLLKASSAAAAIFLIPLILVTGSRTGLLLTLLAIPLSLWIYREPVVVGRRIDLSSARRLSLFAYSVVGLLMLGLLTLASFRAPAVSRLLASDAAGDLRWTALPTLLKATGDLMPFGSGVGSFVPIYKVYEPRDLLSPNYFNHAHNDYVEVLLTVGLPGALLILVAGFMLFRAAMRAAKPSAALAASREDLILLRAGVAVLVLLAIASVGDYPLRTPSIAALGAVATAWIVGALRRTRPQ; translated from the coding sequence TTGTTGCGGCCGATTTCGGCGTTCGCACTGGTCTTTGCGCTGTGGAAATATGGCGCGCCCTTCTGGCGCCAGCATCGTTCGCTCGCTTATCTGACGCTCGCGGTCGTCCTGGTGCCCGCGATCCATCTGGTGCCGCTTCCGCCGGCCATATGGACCGCGCTTCCGGGGCGCGAGCTGGTCGTGGATGTTTTCCGTGAAAACGGCATGGCGCTTCCCTGGCAACCCATATCGATGGAGCCGCTTTCCACGCTCAACGCCCTCCTGTCGCTGATGTTGCCGATTTCCGTGCTGCTGCTCGCCGTTTCGGCATCGCGGCCGCAGCAAGCCGATATGATGCGTGTCATTCTGCTGATCGGCGCCGTGAGCGGATTGTTGGGGCTGCTTCAGGCCATAGGCTCACCGACAAGCCCGCTCTATTTCTATCGTATCACCAACAATGGCATGGCCGTGGGCCTGTTCGCCAATCGCAACCATCAAGCCATATTCCTGGCATGCCTGATCCCCCTTATCTCGGCACATCTCTCGCTCATTTCGGGGCGGAACGAGACCGTTCGGCTGCTCAAGGCGTCGAGCGCGGCGGCGGCGATCTTCCTTATCCCGTTGATCCTCGTGACGGGCTCGCGGACCGGTCTCCTGCTTACCTTGCTGGCGATCCCGCTGTCGCTCTGGATCTATCGCGAGCCGGTCGTCGTCGGCAGGCGGATTGACTTGTCGAGTGCGCGGCGGCTGTCGCTTTTCGCTTACAGCGTCGTCGGGTTGCTGATGCTCGGGCTTCTGACGCTCGCGAGCTTCCGTGCACCCGCCGTGTCGCGCCTTCTCGCCAGCGACGCGGCGGGCGATCTTCGCTGGACGGCTCTTCCGACGTTGTTGAAGGCGACCGGGGACCTGATGCCCTTCGGAAGCGGTGTCGGAAGCTTTGTGCCAATCTATAAGGTTTACGAACCGCGCGACTTGTTGTCGCCGAACTATTTCAACCACGCGCACAATGATTATGTCGAGGTGCTGCTGACCGTCGGCCTGCCGGGCGCCCTTTTGATCCTGGTTGCCGGATTCATGCTCTTTCGTGCCGCGATGCGGGCGGCGAAGCCGTCGGCAGCGCTCGCCGCTTCGCGCGAGGATTTGATCCTGCTGCGGGCAGGGGTCGCGGTGCTAGTCCTTCTTGCTATCGCAAGCGTTGGTGACTATCCCCTCCGCACGCCTTCCATCGCTGCCCTCGGGGCTGTCGCAACGGCCTGGATAGTTGGCGCGCTCCGGAGGACCCGGCCGCAATGA
- a CDS encoding sugar transferase: protein MLKRLIDLTASAAALLILSPLIGMVALLIRMKLGSPVLFRQMRPGKDGKPFAMMKFRSMTDGRDAMGELLPDSERLTRFGRWLRSSSVDELPGLWNIVRGDMSLVGPRPLLMDYLPLYSAEQARRHDVKPGLTGWAQVNGRNALNWDQKFALDTWYVDNQSLFLDIRIIAMTVGKVLRRSDISAAGEATMPRFTGTEASPPKEI, encoded by the coding sequence ATGCTGAAGCGGCTGATCGATCTGACGGCGTCGGCTGCGGCGTTGCTGATCCTGTCGCCGCTGATCGGGATGGTGGCGCTGCTGATCCGCATGAAGCTCGGATCGCCCGTGCTGTTTCGGCAAATGCGGCCGGGCAAAGACGGTAAACCGTTCGCCATGATGAAATTTCGCAGCATGACCGATGGCCGCGATGCCATGGGGGAGTTACTTCCCGATAGCGAGCGGTTGACGCGGTTCGGGCGCTGGTTGCGTAGCTCGAGTGTCGACGAACTGCCGGGGCTTTGGAATATCGTGCGCGGCGATATGAGCCTGGTCGGACCGCGGCCGCTTTTGATGGATTATTTGCCGCTCTATTCTGCGGAACAGGCGCGGCGTCATGACGTCAAGCCCGGTCTGACCGGTTGGGCGCAGGTCAACGGTCGGAACGCGCTGAACTGGGATCAGAAATTCGCGCTCGACACCTGGTATGTCGACAACCAGTCATTGTTTCTGGATATCAGGATCATCGCGATGACGGTCGGAAAAGTCCTGCGTCGCAGCGATATATCCGCCGCTGGCGAGGCGACGATGCCCCGGTTCACCGGAACCGAAGCATCGCCCCCCAAAGAGATATAG
- a CDS encoding phage head spike fiber domain-containing protein: MSETPISGKSIQNALVTARVPGSPDIEGEIAVRDLFDQAIRVAASPLRFRAVRYGISGSDEAIAFAVYGAEFLFANGYFRDGLTNFASLADNDAIAVERPTSGTAQNRTGSVESFAPDMPRLTDLGLLVERSATNLLLRSAQLDQSPWTASAFGGALAPVVTPDAALAPDGTSMAAQVVFDLNGNNSGSDISQLSQAVTDLTPNAAYSGDIWVRSETPCTLLIRHVAAGGYLVVEVTGEWQRVGRQEIAGASSGAFQIALRGGAFGASPNATVQLWGGQLNLGERLSYIPTSDAVVSRAKDEVLFARIPSPDHGGLFVEALIGPASTASQTIADWADATGTNRITVACTTGGMIDVSVVIGGNAFASVSLATSAPGDKVRIAVAWKDGEWLFCQDGVEYGGASGGDPIAITDLHLGATWDGVNQLNSRLLRVATFELAPSASELRNMTSGTVAFPRTISIAAVDSLPANKAFADMVCDGVDDQIEINEALATGGSVFLYDGNYQVAASPGLPVGVTGAILVTQSHSTLRGQSRAAVIHLNDGQFCNVIRTIGDGLTSLQFRDFTIDPNRVNNLVGTGSDWLEICGIKTRTTGSVRNSDIWIDNVNVGRVEGLGVYLWGDDVHLRNSSFATADHDAAELCGGSKGDITGCVLTVASGETGGYGFGTDDFSDFTIEGNLTIVKAGGFITQAVHRTWPSRYRGSIVNNVISSEGGRIARAIQSLSYNTIISGNGIRGHDNYPAFGRTVVEFASAHVITANTFTYCKLEFVPLAAPTIARVVHNILEDSEAPTADPRLIYVDNEEYSF; encoded by the coding sequence ATGAGCGAGACCCCCATTTCCGGTAAGTCTATCCAGAACGCATTGGTAACCGCGCGCGTCCCGGGATCGCCCGATATCGAAGGCGAAATCGCGGTGCGCGATCTCTTCGACCAGGCGATACGCGTTGCCGCCAGCCCGCTGCGCTTCCGCGCGGTTCGCTATGGCATAAGCGGATCCGACGAGGCGATCGCCTTCGCCGTCTATGGCGCCGAATTTCTGTTCGCGAATGGATATTTCCGCGACGGCCTGACGAACTTTGCCTCGCTTGCCGACAATGACGCAATTGCGGTCGAGCGCCCAACGTCTGGCACGGCGCAAAATCGCACCGGCAGCGTGGAATCCTTCGCGCCCGACATGCCTCGCCTCACCGACCTCGGCCTGCTCGTTGAACGCTCCGCAACGAACCTCCTGCTCCGTTCGGCGCAGTTGGATCAGTCCCCCTGGACCGCGTCGGCTTTCGGCGGCGCGCTCGCCCCCGTCGTGACCCCCGATGCAGCCCTGGCTCCCGACGGAACATCCATGGCGGCGCAGGTGGTTTTCGATTTGAACGGCAACAACAGCGGAAGCGATATCAGCCAGCTGTCGCAGGCTGTTACGGATCTCACGCCTAACGCCGCCTATTCCGGGGATATATGGGTTCGCTCGGAAACGCCCTGCACATTGCTGATCCGGCATGTTGCGGCTGGCGGCTATCTGGTCGTCGAGGTCACCGGTGAATGGCAGCGCGTCGGGCGCCAGGAGATAGCGGGCGCTTCCAGCGGCGCATTCCAGATCGCTTTGCGAGGCGGAGCCTTCGGCGCATCGCCGAACGCGACGGTCCAGCTTTGGGGCGGGCAGTTGAACCTCGGAGAGCGTCTATCCTACATCCCGACCAGCGACGCCGTAGTATCCCGGGCGAAGGATGAAGTTCTGTTCGCCCGCATCCCCTCTCCCGATCACGGCGGCCTGTTTGTCGAAGCGCTGATCGGTCCGGCGAGCACCGCATCGCAAACTATCGCAGACTGGGCCGACGCAACCGGAACCAACCGGATTACCGTTGCGTGCACGACCGGCGGCATGATCGACGTCTCGGTCGTCATCGGTGGAAACGCCTTTGCTTCCGTTTCGCTCGCGACCTCTGCGCCGGGCGACAAGGTGCGCATTGCGGTAGCGTGGAAGGACGGCGAATGGCTGTTCTGTCAGGACGGTGTCGAATATGGCGGCGCGTCCGGTGGCGATCCGATCGCGATCACCGATCTCCACCTTGGCGCGACCTGGGACGGCGTAAATCAGTTGAACAGCCGGCTGCTTCGCGTCGCGACGTTCGAACTGGCGCCATCCGCCAGTGAACTTCGCAATATGACCTCCGGCACCGTCGCATTCCCGCGCACGATCTCGATCGCGGCTGTGGACTCGCTTCCCGCGAACAAGGCATTCGCCGATATGGTTTGCGATGGGGTCGACGATCAGATCGAAATCAACGAAGCCCTCGCCACTGGCGGCTCGGTGTTTCTCTATGATGGCAATTATCAAGTTGCAGCGAGCCCTGGTCTGCCGGTTGGTGTGACCGGCGCGATTCTGGTGACGCAGAGCCACTCGACATTACGTGGCCAAAGCCGCGCGGCCGTGATCCATCTGAACGACGGCCAGTTCTGCAACGTCATTCGCACGATCGGCGACGGCCTGACCTCGCTGCAATTCCGCGATTTCACGATCGATCCCAACCGCGTCAACAATCTCGTCGGCACCGGCAGCGATTGGCTGGAGATTTGCGGGATCAAGACCCGAACGACGGGATCGGTGCGCAACAGCGACATCTGGATCGACAATGTGAACGTCGGCCGGGTCGAGGGGCTCGGCGTGTATCTGTGGGGGGACGATGTCCACCTGCGCAACAGCAGCTTTGCGACCGCCGACCATGATGCAGCCGAGCTATGCGGCGGTTCGAAAGGCGACATTACCGGGTGCGTGCTGACGGTCGCTTCCGGCGAAACCGGCGGTTACGGCTTTGGAACCGACGATTTCTCGGACTTCACGATCGAGGGTAATCTGACCATCGTAAAAGCCGGCGGCTTTATAACCCAGGCCGTTCATCGTACCTGGCCCAGCCGTTATCGCGGCTCGATCGTCAACAATGTCATAAGCAGCGAAGGCGGCCGCATCGCGCGCGCGATTCAAAGCCTGAGCTACAACACGATCATCAGCGGAAACGGCATCCGCGGCCATGACAATTATCCGGCTTTCGGGCGGACGGTCGTCGAATTCGCATCGGCGCATGTGATCACCGCAAACACCTTCACCTACTGCAAGCTGGAATTTGTGCCCCTAGCGGCGCCCACGATCGCCAGAGTGGTGCACAATATACTTGAGGATAGCGAAGCTCCGACCGCCGACCCACGGCTCATTTACGTCGACAACGAAGAATATAGTTTCTGA